In Marinibacterium anthonyi, the DNA window TTCCGCGGTGACTACCACCAAAAGGAACATGCTCTTGCAGCTGCGGCCTTGCACAAGCTGTCGCCCCGATGACCGGTAACATTCACCCGACAGTCCCGCACGATTTCTCGATCCAGGTGGCCGAGAACGAAGGCATGCCATCGAGATCGATTTCCAGGGGCTCCCCGCCACCGGCCGCGCACAGCCGACGGCTGACCGGAACGCTGACGCTTGGGCTATCGAAGACGCGCGCGGCAACCGGCAGCCTGTGGTCCGCCAGGGAGAAAGCGGCGATGAGACGTCCGTTGGCGAGGCTGGTCGCGAGGACGGCAGTCATAGCCGCCATGACGGCGTCCTTCGCCTTCCCCGTCCTTGCGCAGGATGGCACCGGCCAAATGCCGGAGAACGCCCAGCCGCGCAGCTATGGTGGCGGGTGGGTGTGCGATTTTGGTTACCGGGTCGAGGCCGCTGAATGCCTTGTGCTCGACATCCCCGAACATGCCTATCCAACCGGGCGCTCCTACGGGACGGGGTGGGAGTGCGAACGTGGATATGAGGAGGTAAACGGTATATCCTGCGATCCCATCCCGGTGCCCGCCAACGCCTTCCTCCGGGCTTCCGGCTATGATTGGCAATGCGAACGCGGATTTCGGCAAGAGAGCGAGGCCTGCGTGCCCATCGTTCTTCCCGAGCGTGCCTACCTGACAGAAGACAGCTTGGGGACGGGATGGACCTGCGATCGTGGATATGAGGCCGTTGCAGGGACATGTGCGCCAATTGTCGTGCCAGCGAACGCCTATCTGACCAACGCGGACTTCGGCGCGGCCTGGGAGTGCGAGCGAGGCTTCGTCAAGATCGACGGCCGATGCGACCCCATTATCGTGCCTGCAAACGCCTTTCTCGACCCGGCATCCTATGGACCTGGCTGGAGCTGTGATCGTGGGTACGAGCCGCTGAGAGGTGCTTGCGTCTCTATCGATCTGCCGGAGAACGCCTATTTCGACCGATCCGGCAACCGGTGGAGCTGCAATCGAGGCTTCCGGCTCTCTGACGGGATGTGCATCCTTGGACGGTGATGCGGATGTTTCTCGTCGTGGCGCGTCCGGCATGTGCGCTTTGACTGCATGCAGGCGAAAGCGACGCGCACCGCACCGCATGCACGACGTGCGGCCGTTGCCCTAGGTCACGACTGGCTTTTCCGGATCCTTCCCGATCAAGTTCTTGTTGCAGGTCAGCCCCACGCGATCAGCGCGATGTCGGCCAACTTGCGGGTCACGCCCTTGGGGTATGGATCGACCAGAACCCTGTGGCGGTCGGTCCCGCCCGACACGATCCCCTGGCCGCCGACCATCACAACATCGACCGGCGCGCGCGCGTTCTGGATCACCTGCGCACCGTGGTCCCTGAACGACGGCCGCGACGCCGCGCCGAAGGCCAAGGCCGCGATCGTAGGCGTAGGCGGTCAGCCCCGGTTGCCGGGGAAGACGGTCGAATTCGGCTTCCTGGCCGGGGCCTTGTCATTGGTCGGGATCACCCCGCCGCGCGGTCGGCGCAGGGTCTTGTTCAGGTAACTGAACATTCGGGGCGGTCCTGGTGGGTCAGGGGATTTCGACGGCCAGTTCGCGGCAACCGGTTTCAAGCAGGTGGAACAGGTGGGTCGCGAAGCTGTGCCAGACATCCATGCGGAAACTGTCGTCGCCATCGCGCCATAGAACCACCGTCGCCCCGTCAAAGGCGGTGCGGCGGCCGTCGCCCACGGCGATCGTGTCGATGTCGCGCGCGCAGCCCAGGGTCAGCAGCTCGGCGGCACGGGGGCCGTCGATGACGAATGTGGTCTCGCGGCCCGAGATGTCCACAAGGCTCAGCGGATGGGTCTTGTAGACCTCGGCGCAGGCCTCGCGGATGCCCGGTGCCACGGCTTCGGGGCCGCGCAGGACCCATTCGTCGGGGCCAAGGCACATCACCTCGGTTTCCCCCGCAGCGGCGCGGGCGCCGATGCGGCTGGGCAGGGTCAGGCCAAGGGCCGTTTCCAGCGGGCCAAGGTCG includes these proteins:
- the glyA1_1 gene encoding Serine hydroxymethyltransferase 1; the encoded protein is MAFGAASRPSFRDHGAQVIQNARAPVDVVMVGGQGIVSGGTDRHRVLVDPYPKGVTRKLADIALIAWG
- the glyA gene encoding Serine hydroxymethyltransferase, which translates into the protein MFSYLNKTLRRPRGGVIPTNDKAPARKPNSTVFPGNRG
- a CDS encoding sarcosine oxidase, gamma subunit family, with protein sequence MNAPISSFATDMRAESAAARVVTAAPCARLSLRARGDLGPLETALGLTLPSRIGARAAAGETEVMCLGPDEWVLRGPEAVAPGIREACAEVYKTHPLSLVDISGRETTFVIDGPRAAELLTLGCARDIDTIAVGDGRRTAFDGATVVLWRDGDDSFRMDVWHSFATHLFHLLETGCRELAVEIP